The Nitrospinaceae bacterium genomic sequence TCGCGTTCCCATTAGCGGGCTTGATGAATTTGAAGGCGTTCTCGACAAAATCCCGGCTGGCTCGAATGTGCTTGCGCGAATCACCCGAGGCTCGCCCCGAGGGGAGAGGTCGTTTTTCATGATCATGAGGAGTGTTCGCGCGAAATAGTTGTTTGTTTTTTGTGGCGAGAGGGGCCGCACCTTTTATTGTGTTGATGCCGCGTATGTTGGGTATCGAAAGGAGCGAGCTTGATGAAAAATAATTGGAGTTCTCTGGGATTAGCGTTCTTGTTGTCGGTGTTGACAACTTTAGCACCGGTGTCTTCTCTAGCCGGGCCCGCTGATGAAATACGTACTCTTTTGCCCAAAGATGGTATCCCCTCCATAGACAAACCGGAATTTGCGACGGTCCTGGCAGGCGATAAGTTCATGAAGCCGGGCGAGTTGATTATCGGGGTGGATATCGAAGGTGATCGCCGGGCCTATTCGGTCCCGTTGCTCAGCTCTCACGAAATTGTAAACGATGTCGTGGGGGGGCGGAAGATAGCTGTC encodes the following:
- a CDS encoding DUF3179 domain-containing protein is translated as MKNNWSSLGLAFLLSVLTTLAPVSSLAGPADEIRTLLPKDGIPSIDKPEFATVLAGDKFMKPGELIIGVDIEGDRRAYSVPLLSSHEIVNDVVGGRKIAVTW